In Barnesiella propionica, a single genomic region encodes these proteins:
- a CDS encoding glucose-6-phosphate isomerase, whose translation MKTIQLNIDKALGTVSKEQIFALRNKAENGMEQLHKGTGKGNDFLGWLNLPTEISEEHLSDLEKTAHNLKEKCEIVVVIGIGGSYLGAKAVIEGLSDSFAHLRKTHNNPIVLFAGQNIGEDYLYELQSLLKDRKFGIVVISKSGTTTEPAIAFRLLKEQLESQVGKEEAKQLIVAITDEKKGALRKLSETEGYKTFIIADNIGGRFSVLSPVGFLPIAIAGFDIRQLVTGAVKMEKDCGEDIPFEKNPAAIYAATRNALYQNGKKIEILVNFNPKLHFFSEWWKQLYGESEGKDHLGIFPASVDFTTDLHSMGQWIQDGERTIFETVLSVNEMQHKVIIPSDKDNLDGLNFLAGKRVDEVNKMAELGTQIAHVDGGVPNLKIEVPALNEYCLGQLIYFFEKACGISGYILGVNPFNQPGVEDYKRNMFALLDKPGYEEESKAIRAKI comes from the coding sequence ATGAAAACAATACAATTAAACATTGACAAAGCTTTAGGCACAGTTTCCAAAGAACAGATTTTCGCTTTACGAAACAAAGCAGAGAACGGCATGGAACAACTTCATAAAGGAACCGGAAAGGGAAACGATTTCCTTGGTTGGCTTAATTTACCGACAGAAATATCGGAAGAACATCTTTCAGATCTGGAAAAGACCGCACATAATCTAAAAGAAAAATGTGAAATAGTTGTTGTTATAGGTATCGGCGGAAGTTACCTGGGGGCTAAAGCAGTTATTGAAGGGTTATCCGATTCATTTGCACACTTACGCAAGACTCATAACAATCCTATTGTGCTTTTTGCCGGACAAAACATAGGAGAAGACTATCTGTACGAACTACAATCATTATTAAAAGACCGCAAATTCGGCATTGTAGTTATCTCCAAATCAGGGACGACCACAGAACCGGCCATCGCATTCCGTTTATTAAAAGAACAACTCGAATCTCAGGTAGGTAAAGAGGAAGCAAAGCAGCTTATTGTAGCTATAACAGACGAAAAAAAAGGAGCCCTGCGAAAACTCTCAGAGACAGAAGGATATAAGACATTTATTATTGCAGATAATATAGGCGGACGTTTTTCCGTCCTTTCTCCCGTAGGTTTTCTACCCATTGCGATTGCCGGATTCGATATCCGCCAGTTAGTGACCGGAGCTGTGAAAATGGAAAAAGACTGTGGAGAGGACATTCCTTTCGAAAAAAATCCGGCTGCAATATACGCTGCAACACGCAACGCATTGTACCAGAACGGTAAAAAAATAGAGATCCTGGTAAATTTCAATCCTAAATTGCATTTCTTCTCGGAATGGTGGAAGCAATTATACGGAGAAAGTGAAGGAAAAGATCATCTGGGTATTTTCCCGGCATCAGTAGATTTTACTACCGACCTGCATTCCATGGGACAATGGATTCAGGATGGTGAACGTACTATCTTCGAAACGGTTCTTTCCGTAAATGAAATGCAACATAAGGTTATTATTCCATCCGACAAGGATAATCTGGACGGTCTGAATTTCCTTGCAGGAAAACGTGTGGATGAAGTAAATAAAATGGCAGAACTGGGAACGCAGATTGCCCACGTGGACGGTGGTGTACCCAACCTTAAAATAGAAGTTCCTGCCCTTAATGAGTATTGTCTGGGACAATTGATTTATTTCTTTGAAAAAGCCTGTGGTATAAGCGGATATATCCTGGGAGTAAACCCGTTCAACCAACCTGGTGTGGAAGACTATAAACGAAATATGTTCGCATTGCTCGACAAACCCGGCTATGAAGAGGAAAGCAAAGCTATACGTGCTAAAATATAA
- the lysS gene encoding lysine--tRNA ligase, whose protein sequence is MSLLDLSEQEIIRRNSLDEMRRLGIEPYPAAEYMVNAFTKEIKESFKDEDKPRQVSVAGRIMSRRIMGKASFIELKDSEGRIQIYISRDDLCPDENKELYNTVFKKLLDIGDFIGIKGYVFRTQMGEITIHAQELTVLSKSLRPLPVVKVKDGVTYDAFSDPELRYRQRYVDLIVNEGVKDIFLKRTKIFNTMREFINSHGYVEVDTPVLQAIPGGAAARPFITHHNALDIPLYLRIANELYLKRLIVGGFEGVYEFSRDFRNEGMDRTHNPEFTVMEMYVSYKDYNWLMDFTERMLEKICIAVNGTTEVMIGENQVSFKAPFKKVTMIDAIKEHTGVDISGMEEPELREVCKSIGVEVDETMGKGKIIDEIFGEKCEGNYIQPTFITDYPIEMSPLTKRHRNNPQLTERFELMVNGKELANAYSELNDPIDQRERFQEQLRLSEKGDDEAMFIDQDFLRALEYGMPPTAGIGIGMDRLTMLMTNQTTIQEVLLFPQMRPEKVQKRDTDTAYTALGIPAEWIAPLQKAGYLTIDALAEANPNKLQQEICGVNKKYKLELNNPSNDDVKSWVERAKEA, encoded by the coding sequence ATGAGTCTATTGGATTTAAGTGAACAAGAAATTATCCGTCGTAACAGTCTGGATGAAATGCGCCGCCTGGGTATCGAGCCGTATCCGGCCGCCGAATATATGGTAAACGCTTTTACCAAAGAAATAAAAGAAAGTTTCAAAGATGAAGATAAACCGCGTCAGGTATCGGTAGCAGGCCGTATCATGAGCCGCCGTATCATGGGTAAAGCGTCTTTTATCGAACTCAAGGATTCGGAAGGCCGTATCCAGATATACATTTCCCGTGACGACCTTTGCCCGGATGAAAATAAAGAACTATATAACACCGTATTTAAAAAGTTACTGGATATAGGAGATTTCATAGGAATAAAAGGATATGTATTTCGCACACAAATGGGAGAGATCACTATCCATGCACAGGAATTGACCGTACTTTCCAAGTCCTTACGGCCATTACCTGTGGTAAAAGTAAAAGACGGCGTGACCTATGATGCCTTTTCCGATCCGGAACTTCGTTACCGCCAACGCTATGTGGACCTGATTGTGAACGAAGGTGTCAAAGATATCTTTCTGAAGCGTACCAAGATATTCAATACTATGCGTGAGTTCATCAATTCTCATGGTTATGTAGAAGTAGATACACCCGTACTGCAAGCTATTCCCGGAGGAGCTGCTGCACGTCCGTTCATCACTCATCATAATGCCCTGGATATTCCTTTATACCTACGTATCGCCAACGAATTATATCTGAAAAGACTCATCGTAGGAGGTTTCGAAGGTGTGTACGAGTTTTCCCGTGATTTCAGAAATGAAGGTATGGACCGTACCCATAATCCGGAATTCACCGTTATGGAAATGTACGTTTCATATAAGGATTACAACTGGCTGATGGACTTCACCGAACGAATGCTAGAGAAAATATGTATTGCCGTAAACGGCACGACAGAAGTTATGATAGGGGAAAATCAGGTAAGCTTTAAAGCCCCTTTCAAAAAGGTGACTATGATAGACGCCATAAAAGAACATACCGGAGTGGATATATCGGGAATGGAAGAACCTGAATTAAGAGAAGTATGTAAAAGTATAGGTGTAGAGGTAGATGAAACAATGGGTAAAGGTAAGATCATCGACGAAATATTCGGTGAAAAATGCGAAGGCAATTACATACAGCCTACATTCATCACGGACTATCCTATTGAAATGTCTCCCCTTACCAAAAGACACAGGAACAACCCGCAACTCACGGAACGGTTCGAACTGATGGTAAACGGAAAAGAACTTGCCAACGCTTATTCCGAGCTGAACGACCCTATCGATCAGCGCGAACGTTTTCAGGAACAACTCCGTTTATCTGAAAAGGGTGATGATGAAGCCATGTTCATAGACCAGGATTTCTTACGCGCATTGGAATACGGTATGCCTCCTACTGCCGGAATAGGTATAGGAATGGATCGTCTTACTATGCTCATGACGAACCAGACGACCATTCAGGAAGTACTTCTGTTTCCACAAATGAGACCGGAAAAAGTACAGAAACGTGATACAGATACAGCCTATACGGCACTGGGCATTCCCGCAGAATGGATCGCACCTTTGCAAAAAGCCGGTTATTTAACCATTGATGCATTAGCCGAAGCTAATCCCAACAAGTTGCAACAAGAAATATGCGGAGTAAATAAAAAATATAAACTGGAACTGAACAACCCTTCAAACGACGATGTTAAATCTTGGGTAGAACGGGCAAAAGAAGCATAG
- a CDS encoding NAD(P)H-dependent glycerol-3-phosphate dehydrogenase → MNNKPGKIAIMGGGSWATALARLLLNNTDSILWYMRRDDRIEDFKKTGHNPAYLSDVCFDVNRIEFSSDINEIAAKADTIVIVTPSPYMKEHLKKLTTDISNKLVVSAVKGIVPDENLIITEYLRDFYHIPKENLVVISGPCHAEEVALKRLSYLTIGSYDTDNASLVSEKLACDYLKTVISADVSGIEYGAVLKNVYAIAAGICHGMKAGDNFQAVLMSNSIKEMSRFLQIVNPVPRNICDSVYLGDLLVTAYSRFSRNHNFGSMIGRGYAVKAAQMEMEMIAEGYYGTKCMKEINERYHADMPILDAVYNILYKKTRPKDAFNGFIDSLI, encoded by the coding sequence ATGAACAACAAACCGGGTAAAATAGCCATAATGGGGGGAGGTAGCTGGGCTACCGCCCTTGCTAGGCTACTGCTTAACAATACCGACAGCATTCTATGGTATATGCGCCGAGACGACCGGATAGAGGACTTCAAGAAAACAGGACATAATCCTGCCTATTTATCCGATGTGTGTTTTGATGTCAACCGTATCGAATTCAGTTCCGATATCAATGAAATAGCCGCGAAAGCAGATACGATAGTGATAGTTACTCCCTCTCCATATATGAAGGAGCATCTGAAGAAGCTGACTACCGACATAAGTAACAAACTGGTCGTTAGTGCCGTTAAAGGAATCGTCCCGGATGAAAATCTTATCATTACCGAATACCTGAGAGATTTTTATCATATTCCTAAAGAAAATCTTGTCGTCATCAGCGGACCATGCCATGCTGAAGAAGTCGCATTGAAAAGACTGTCATATCTCACGATAGGAAGCTATGACACAGACAATGCCTCCTTAGTCTCTGAAAAACTCGCCTGCGATTACCTCAAAACGGTTATATCGGCAGATGTATCGGGTATCGAATACGGAGCTGTTTTAAAGAACGTATATGCAATTGCAGCCGGAATATGTCATGGAATGAAAGCCGGCGATAATTTTCAGGCCGTACTGATGTCCAATTCTATCAAGGAGATGAGCAGATTCTTACAAATCGTAAATCCTGTTCCCCGGAATATCTGTGATTCGGTATACCTGGGAGATTTACTGGTTACCGCCTATTCACGTTTCAGCCGCAACCATAACTTCGGTTCCATGATAGGACGGGGATATGCGGTAAAAGCTGCCCAGATGGAAATGGAAATGATAGCGGAAGGCTATTACGGAACCAAATGCATGAAAGAGATTAACGAACGATATCATGCAGATATGCCCATCTTGGATGCCGTATATAACATTTTATATAAAAAGACACGGCCCAAGGATGCATTTAACGGTTTTATAGACTCGTTGATTTAA
- a CDS encoding glycerophosphoryl diester phosphodiesterase membrane domain-containing protein, with amino-acid sequence MKSLFFSPVEAIKKGWDLTKSYFIVTLGLIIAYGVLSFILSALQGNEMGVRYFIVYLLILVVSIFYQLGYNKILLNATEDIEPEFSVFKEVSGKFFPYLGLYIVTNFILFFVWMIVFLPCALMGTGLAALSGIVTGDYTAVLGILWILALTAIPVIYLGIRWMYAPFLMIDKNTGVMESLGQSWKMTSGNMPALIGFCCLLLLLNIVGFIALIVGIFVTIIISGYAVAVSYRMLTRTEEEALTEAVSDEAEQE; translated from the coding sequence ATGAAATCATTATTTTTTTCTCCGGTCGAGGCTATTAAAAAAGGATGGGACTTGACAAAAAGTTATTTTATTGTTACTCTGGGACTTATTATTGCTTATGGTGTTTTGTCGTTCATTCTCTCCGCATTACAGGGCAATGAAATGGGAGTGCGTTATTTTATTGTGTATTTGCTTATACTTGTAGTATCGATCTTCTATCAGTTAGGATATAATAAAATATTGTTGAATGCTACTGAAGATATTGAACCGGAATTTTCTGTATTTAAAGAAGTTTCGGGAAAATTCTTTCCTTATTTAGGATTGTATATTGTGACGAATTTTATTTTGTTTTTCGTATGGATGATCGTATTTCTTCCATGTGCTTTGATGGGGACAGGGTTAGCCGCTTTGAGCGGAATCGTTACAGGAGACTATACTGCTGTTTTAGGTATATTGTGGATTCTGGCACTAACTGCTATTCCGGTTATTTATTTGGGTATAAGATGGATGTACGCGCCGTTTTTGATGATAGACAAGAATACGGGAGTGATGGAGTCGCTGGGACAGAGTTGGAAAATGACATCGGGAAATATGCCGGCTCTTATAGGATTCTGTTGTCTGCTTTTGCTTCTGAATATCGTGGGCTTTATCGCATTAATAGTAGGAATCTTTGTTACGATAATTATTTCAGGCTATGCCGTGGCCGTATCTTATCGTATGCTGACGAGAACGGAAGAAGAAGCTTTGACTGAAGCTGTCTCTGATGAAGCAGAACAGGAATAA
- a CDS encoding aldo/keto reductase, whose translation MEMTSLKDSYALRNGVNIPCIGFGTYLTPDGETAVRAVKEALKTGYRLIDTAAVYKNEKSVGTAIIESDILRKDIFITSKLWNNKQGYDSTLYAFDKTMEELTLDYLDLYLIHWPVAKGHDEDWAQMIHDTWRAMEKLYKDKRIRAIGVSNFKPHHLKVLMESAEILPAVDQIEIHPGLNQDETVDYCKAHDILVEAWGPLGQGHLFKTNDLENLARKYHKTIAQICLRWHLQRGIIPLPKSVTPSRIEENTKIFDFELSPEDMHYISQIKDTHKGPDPDTFRA comes from the coding sequence ATGGAAATGACCTCATTAAAAGATTCCTATGCGTTAAGGAATGGCGTTAATATACCATGTATAGGTTTCGGCACGTATTTGACGCCCGATGGTGAAACAGCGGTAAGAGCTGTGAAAGAAGCTTTAAAGACCGGTTATCGTCTGATCGATACGGCTGCCGTATATAAGAATGAAAAGAGTGTGGGAACCGCGATTATCGAAAGTGATATTTTGCGGAAAGATATATTTATTACCAGCAAGCTGTGGAATAATAAACAAGGATATGATTCTACATTATATGCATTTGATAAAACCATGGAAGAGCTAACACTGGATTATTTGGATTTATACCTTATCCATTGGCCTGTAGCCAAAGGACATGATGAAGATTGGGCACAGATGATACATGATACCTGGCGCGCAATGGAGAAATTATATAAGGATAAACGTATCCGTGCAATAGGAGTCAGTAATTTTAAACCTCATCATTTAAAAGTGTTGATGGAATCAGCCGAAATCCTGCCTGCGGTCGACCAGATAGAAATACATCCCGGGCTGAATCAGGATGAGACGGTAGACTATTGTAAAGCTCATGATATTCTTGTGGAAGCCTGGGGGCCGCTGGGGCAGGGACATTTGTTTAAGACGAACGACCTGGAGAATCTTGCACGGAAATATCATAAGACAATTGCCCAGATCTGTTTAAGATGGCATTTACAGCGGGGAATAATACCATTGCCGAAGTCGGTTACCCCATCTCGTATCGAAGAGAATACAAAAATATTTGACTTCGAGTTAAGTCCCGAAGATATGCATTATATCTCACAAATAAAAGATACGCATAAAGGTCCCGACCCGGATACTTTTCGTGCCTGA
- a CDS encoding DMT family transporter: protein MKNKKTEANISMIVSKTFSGLNMNALKYLMPFWMAPLTGVTIRCTFAAIVFWIIGFFAPKETSTRKEKIYLFLLGAIAIYGFMFFYLSGLSKTTPVSSSIFSSLQPIWVFVIAVLFFKEKITSIKLIGILTGLGGALLCISTQKSDDLASDALTGNILCLVSSIAYAIYLIISHRILKSVGIFTMLKYTFGGAAFTGIIVTGITGFDARVLSDPISWKPLSILLFVLIFPTVISYLLMPIGLKYLKTTLVAIYGYIILIVATIVSLALGQDRFSWTQLAAILLICCGVYFVEIAENKDDKPSDPENKNVLSQETGNVN, encoded by the coding sequence ATGAAAAATAAAAAGACAGAAGCTAATATCAGCATGATCGTCTCGAAAACATTCAGCGGATTAAACATGAATGCATTAAAATATCTGATGCCTTTCTGGATGGCTCCTCTTACCGGGGTAACCATCCGGTGCACGTTTGCGGCCATTGTTTTCTGGATCATCGGATTTTTTGCCCCGAAAGAAACATCTACCCGTAAAGAAAAAATTTATCTGTTTCTTCTGGGAGCTATAGCCATATATGGTTTTATGTTTTTTTATCTGAGCGGATTAAGCAAGACAACGCCTGTCTCGAGTTCCATCTTTTCTTCATTGCAACCTATATGGGTATTTGTAATAGCCGTTCTGTTTTTTAAAGAAAAGATAACGTCCATAAAACTAATAGGAATACTTACCGGGCTAGGTGGCGCATTATTATGCATTTCCACCCAAAAAAGCGACGATCTGGCTTCGGATGCGCTGACTGGCAATATTTTGTGTCTCGTAAGCTCTATCGCTTATGCCATATATCTCATCATCAGCCATCGGATATTAAAATCGGTGGGAATATTCACCATGCTGAAATATACTTTCGGTGGTGCGGCTTTTACCGGTATCATCGTCACCGGGATAACCGGTTTCGATGCGCGGGTTCTTTCGGACCCAATTTCATGGAAACCATTATCTATTTTATTATTTGTTCTCATATTCCCTACCGTTATCAGTTACCTGCTCATGCCTATAGGTTTAAAATATCTGAAAACTACACTGGTCGCAATCTATGGCTATATTATCCTTATTGTTGCGACCATCGTATCTTTAGCTCTCGGACAAGACCGGTTCAGCTGGACACAACTGGCTGCTATCCTACTTATCTGTTGCGGAGTTTATTTTGTAGAGATAGCTGAAAATAAAGATGATAAGCCTTCAGATCCTGAAAACAAGAACGTCTTATCTCAGGAAACCGGGAATGTAAATTAA
- a CDS encoding B3/B4 domain-containing protein — MKIEIENIIKEACPQLQIGVIRANITNGPSPAELWTEIDSECNRIKQVYELSDINKRPAILATRNIYKYFGKDPNRYRVSSEALCRRIVKNMGLYRINTLVDIINLVSIRTGYAIGGFDADKIIGDVRLGVGKAGEIFHGIGRGELNMEGIPLYRDTIGGIGSPTSDEERTKMTEETTCIQVMINNYGEEIPMEESIDFTLMLLRKYANAKEENAYILNAAE, encoded by the coding sequence ATGAAAATAGAAATAGAAAATATTATCAAGGAAGCTTGTCCGCAATTACAAATCGGAGTTATCCGGGCCAATATAACGAATGGTCCGTCCCCGGCAGAACTGTGGACCGAAATAGATTCTGAATGTAACCGGATCAAACAAGTGTATGAACTATCCGATATCAATAAACGACCGGCTATACTGGCTACCCGAAATATTTATAAATATTTTGGCAAGGATCCCAACCGTTATCGGGTATCTTCAGAAGCCTTATGTCGTCGTATCGTTAAAAATATGGGATTATACCGTATAAATACACTGGTAGACATTATTAATCTGGTTTCCATACGTACCGGATATGCAATCGGAGGTTTCGATGCCGATAAAATAATCGGGGATGTGCGTCTGGGAGTCGGAAAAGCCGGAGAAATATTTCACGGTATAGGAAGAGGAGAACTTAACATGGAAGGTATTCCTCTTTATCGCGATACTATCGGAGGTATAGGCTCTCCGACCAGCGATGAAGAACGTACTAAAATGACAGAAGAAACGACATGTATACAGGTGATGATAAATAACTACGGAGAAGAGATTCCTATGGAAGAAAGTATCGACTTCACCTTAATGCTGCTGAGAAAATATGCGAACGCAAAAGAAGAGAATGCCTATATATTAAATGCTGCCGAATAA
- a CDS encoding L-threonylcarbamoyladenylate synthase, with translation MRPVKLYPQNPDVREIDRIADILRDGAAIIYPTDTIYAIGCDALNVRAVERICRLKDINPQKADLSIICYDLSNISGYAKVNNNYFKLMKRNLPGAFTFILPTSSNLPKIYKNRKTVGIRVPDNNIIRSLVKALGNPILTTSVPYDEMNPEYTTDPELIAERYDKDIDLVIDGGYGGNIPSTTIDCTGEEAVILRQGKGELEE, from the coding sequence ATGAGACCCGTTAAATTATATCCTCAAAATCCTGATGTGAGGGAAATAGACCGTATCGCAGATATCCTGCGCGACGGCGCTGCCATAATCTATCCTACCGACACGATCTACGCGATAGGATGTGACGCCCTTAATGTACGGGCGGTAGAAAGGATATGCCGACTAAAAGATATCAATCCACAAAAAGCGGATCTGTCGATTATATGTTATGACTTGAGCAACATTAGCGGGTATGCCAAGGTAAATAACAACTATTTCAAATTAATGAAACGGAATCTGCCAGGAGCCTTTACATTCATATTACCGACAAGTTCTAATTTGCCCAAAATATATAAAAACCGTAAGACGGTAGGAATACGCGTACCGGATAATAATATAATACGTTCTCTGGTAAAAGCCTTAGGAAATCCCATTCTCACGACTTCTGTTCCCTATGATGAAATGAATCCTGAATATACGACCGATCCCGAACTCATAGCCGAACGTTATGATAAAGATATAGACCTCGTCATTGACGGCGGCTATGGAGGAAATATACCCTCTACTACCATAGATTGTACAGGAGAAGAAGCGGTTATCCTTCGGCAGGGAAAAGGAGAACTGGAAGAATAA
- the mdh gene encoding malate dehydrogenase: MSKVTVVGAGNVGATCANVLAFKEIADEVVLLDIKEGVSEGKTMDMMQTATLLGFDTKMTGVTNDYEATANSDVVVITSGIPRKPGMTREELIGVNAGIVKSVISNVLAHSPNAIIICVSNPMDTMTYLIHKTSGLPKNRIIGMGGALDSSRFKYFLSKALNANPNEIEGVVIGGHGDTTMIPLTRYATYKGVPVSEFLDAETLQKVAADTMVGGATLTKLLGTSAWYAPGAAAAAVVESIIHDQKRIISCSAFLEGEYGEKDLCIGVPVVLGRNGIEKIVDFKLNDAEKAAFAESAKAVHKTNDALADALK; this comes from the coding sequence ATGTCTAAAGTAACAGTTGTAGGTGCAGGTAACGTAGGTGCTACATGTGCTAATGTTTTGGCATTTAAAGAAATTGCCGATGAAGTAGTATTACTCGATATTAAAGAAGGCGTTTCCGAAGGTAAGACTATGGATATGATGCAGACAGCTACTCTGCTCGGATTCGATACAAAAATGACAGGTGTAACCAACGATTACGAAGCAACCGCCAACTCTGACGTTGTGGTAATTACTTCAGGTATTCCCCGTAAACCCGGTATGACACGTGAAGAACTTATCGGAGTGAATGCCGGTATCGTTAAATCGGTTATTTCCAATGTACTTGCTCATTCTCCCAATGCCATTATCATTTGCGTAAGCAATCCTATGGATACGATGACATATCTTATCCATAAAACTTCCGGTCTGCCCAAAAACCGTATCATAGGAATGGGTGGTGCACTTGATAGCTCCCGCTTCAAATATTTCCTGAGCAAAGCTTTGAATGCAAATCCTAATGAAATTGAAGGTGTTGTTATCGGTGGACACGGTGACACGACAATGATCCCCTTAACTCGTTATGCAACATACAAAGGAGTACCTGTAAGCGAATTCCTCGATGCCGAAACTTTACAGAAAGTAGCGGCCGATACAATGGTAGGCGGAGCAACTCTTACAAAATTATTGGGAACATCTGCTTGGTATGCTCCGGGGGCAGCTGCAGCAGCCGTTGTTGAATCTATCATACACGACCAGAAACGTATTATCTCTTGTAGCGCATTCCTTGAAGGAGAATACGGAGAAAAAGACCTTTGCATAGGTGTTCCGGTTGTATTAGGTCGTAACGGTATAGAAAAGATCGTTGACTTCAAACTTAACGACGCAGAAAAAGCTGCATTTGCAGAAAGTGCAAAAGCCGTACACAAAACAAATGATGCTTTGGCAGATGCTTTGAAATAA
- a CDS encoding portal protein, with product MKKSKMEAVSHLPENEIVLDRSQYEVLLQAKNAWENISHYRERRRRNRDYTFGKQWGDTITLPNGRAVSEEQYLREQGKVPLKNNMIRQLVKNVVGQFRNMQTEPVCISRDRKEQQLGELMSLAVQYAYQHNKLSELDGRTMEEFLISGSCFHKIGYGWRRNKMDVWIDEVNPNRVFFNAMEDSRLWDCTLVGELHDVPASDVVARFAKGDRKRAAKLRELYASATREELNLNFETLTSRPLDNLDFLIPESDNMCRIIEVWRLESKERLKCHDTYNGEYYKEELSQLAEIEKENERRKSEAAALGIPEGQVRIIETEWFVDRMWYYRFFTPFGDILDEGETPYWHGEHPYIFKLYPMIDGEIHSFVEDVIDQQRYINRLITMLDFIMGASAKGVLLFPEDQMPDGMTIEEVADEWTRYNGVILFKPRPGGVLPQQISVNATNVGAYDLLSLQMRLLEDISGVHGAIQGMAAKSGTSGTLYAQQIQYSSINLLDIFESFKTFREERDTKIMKTIQQYYDDNRYQNIAGSISGKEPGALSPHKVRNVEFDLTITEALSSPSYRALSNELLLELFRSGAITLEMLLENGTFPFADKLLQSLSRTKDDLNGTVVS from the coding sequence ATGAAAAAATCAAAAATGGAGGCTGTTAGTCATTTGCCTGAAAATGAGATTGTTCTCGATCGTTCTCAATACGAAGTTTTATTGCAGGCTAAAAATGCATGGGAGAATATTTCTCATTACAGAGAAAGGCGCCGCAGGAATAGAGATTATACGTTCGGAAAACAATGGGGAGATACGATAACGTTGCCTAATGGCCGTGCTGTTTCGGAGGAACAATATTTGAGGGAGCAAGGGAAAGTCCCGCTTAAAAATAATATGATACGCCAGCTGGTTAAAAATGTGGTAGGACAATTTCGCAATATGCAGACAGAGCCTGTGTGTATTTCCCGAGATAGAAAGGAACAGCAGCTGGGAGAGCTGATGAGCCTGGCTGTGCAATATGCATATCAGCATAACAAACTGTCAGAATTGGACGGCCGGACGATGGAAGAGTTTTTAATATCCGGTTCGTGTTTCCATAAAATAGGTTATGGTTGGCGTCGTAATAAAATGGATGTATGGATAGATGAGGTGAATCCTAACAGAGTTTTTTTTAATGCTATGGAAGATTCCCGTTTATGGGATTGTACTTTGGTGGGAGAACTTCACGATGTTCCAGCTTCGGATGTTGTAGCACGTTTTGCCAAAGGCGACAGAAAGCGGGCTGCCAAATTGCGGGAACTATATGCCAGCGCGACGCGGGAGGAACTGAACCTGAATTTTGAGACACTGACCAGCCGTCCTTTGGATAATTTGGACTTTTTAATTCCGGAATCGGATAATATGTGTCGTATTATCGAAGTTTGGCGTCTCGAAAGTAAAGAGAGATTAAAATGCCATGATACGTATAACGGTGAGTATTATAAAGAGGAATTATCACAACTTGCTGAGATTGAAAAGGAAAATGAACGCCGCAAATCCGAGGCTGCTGCATTGGGAATACCTGAAGGTCAAGTACGAATTATAGAAACAGAGTGGTTCGTGGACAGGATGTGGTATTATCGTTTTTTTACTCCTTTCGGTGATATTTTGGATGAAGGTGAAACACCTTACTGGCATGGTGAACATCCTTATATCTTTAAGTTATACCCTATGATCGATGGAGAAATACATTCATTTGTAGAAGATGTGATTGACCAGCAACGATACATAAACAGGCTTATAACCATGCTTGATTTTATAATGGGAGCTTCTGCTAAAGGTGTATTATTATTTCCTGAAGACCAAATGCCGGACGGAATGACTATCGAAGAGGTGGCTGATGAATGGACACGTTATAATGGAGTTATTCTTTTTAAACCTCGCCCCGGAGGAGTTTTACCACAGCAGATCTCGGTCAATGCTACGAATGTGGGTGCTTATGACCTGCTGTCATTACAAATGCGTTTGCTGGAAGATATTTCGGGAGTGCATGGTGCTATACAGGGTATGGCGGCTAAAAGCGGAACGTCCGGTACTCTATATGCACAGCAGATACAGTATTCGAGTATTAACTTGCTGGATATTTTCGAATCCTTTAAAACTTTCAGGGAAGAGAGAGATACGAAAATAATGAAGACTATTCAGCAATATTATGATGACAACCGGTATCAGAATATTGCTGGTTCTATTAGTGGCAAAGAACCGGGAGCATTATCACCTCATAAGGTACGGAATGTAGAATTCGACTTGACTATAACCGAGGCGTTATCTTCTCCTTCTTACCGTGCCCTTTCTAATGAACTTTTGCTGGAATTATTTCGGTCGGGGGCTATAACACTGGAAATGTTACTTGAAAACGGAACTTTTCCTTTTGCGGATAAATTGTTGCAAAGTCTTTCCCGAACTAAGGACGACTTAAATGGAACGGTCGTGTCCTAG